One part of the Natronosalvus amylolyticus genome encodes these proteins:
- a CDS encoding universal stress protein, with the protein MSSRDTGTLTILVPHDGSDPAQAAFEYAIETFPGADLVLFHAIDPFDLPHATDERTPLTDRWLEVQHARAADLFEAAIADLPVDVVRKSDPELGDDESSNEGSEESTTGTSANRQYTLESHSVATATSVGSPAQSIVAYVDDNDIDQVVLGSRGRGGVPAPQIGSTAEIVVKRVEVPVTIVR; encoded by the coding sequence ATGTCCAGTCGCGACACAGGCACGTTGACGATACTTGTCCCACACGACGGATCGGATCCGGCGCAGGCGGCATTCGAGTACGCCATCGAGACGTTCCCCGGAGCCGACCTCGTCCTTTTTCACGCTATCGACCCGTTTGACTTGCCACACGCCACCGACGAACGAACGCCGCTAACAGATAGGTGGCTCGAGGTCCAGCACGCTCGCGCAGCCGATCTTTTCGAGGCGGCGATTGCGGATTTACCTGTGGACGTCGTCCGGAAATCGGACCCTGAGCTCGGTGATGATGAATCGAGCAACGAGGGGAGTGAAGAATCGACAACCGGTACGTCGGCGAACCGACAATATACACTCGAGTCGCACTCGGTAGCGACGGCGACGTCGGTAGGCTCACCTGCACAGTCGATTGTCGCCTACGTCGACGACAACGATATCGACCAGGTGGTACTCGGGAGTCGTGGTCGAGGCGGAGTACCAGCCCCACAAATTGGGAGCACGGCAGAAATAGTCGTCAAACGGGTTGAGGTACCAGTCACAATTGTTCGATAA
- a CDS encoding MBL fold metallo-hydrolase, whose amino-acid sequence MDEMDFPTPDVPIESITPADLKADIDAGNAVTLLDARMGSDYEEWKIEGDSVESINVPYFHFLDDELDDDIIEPIPDDREVTVLCAKGGASEYVAGRLKERGYDVNHLEEGMNGWARIYEAVEVERYDGAGTLIQYQRPSSGCLGYFVYDGDEAAVIDPLRAFTDRYLEDANDLGVELQYAIDTHIHADHISGVRALAEEGVEGVIPDAAVDRGVTYADEMSLAADGDEFAVGDATIETVYTPGHTSGMTSYLIDDSLLATGDGLFIESVARPDLEEGDDGAPEAASQLYESLQERVLTLPEETLIGGAHFSDSAVPADDGTYTATIGELRSNMAALTMEEDDFVELILSDMPPRPANYVDIIETNLGQQEADDDEAFELELGPNNCAASQGSLADD is encoded by the coding sequence ATGGACGAGATGGATTTCCCAACTCCTGATGTGCCGATCGAATCAATCACCCCTGCAGACCTGAAAGCGGACATCGACGCCGGCAACGCGGTCACCCTGCTCGATGCGCGGATGGGAAGTGATTACGAGGAATGGAAGATCGAGGGCGACAGCGTCGAATCGATCAACGTTCCGTACTTCCACTTCCTCGACGATGAACTCGACGATGACATCATCGAGCCGATCCCGGACGACCGCGAAGTGACGGTCCTCTGTGCGAAGGGAGGTGCAAGCGAGTACGTCGCCGGTCGACTCAAAGAGCGTGGCTACGACGTCAACCACCTCGAGGAGGGCATGAACGGTTGGGCGCGAATCTACGAAGCTGTCGAGGTCGAACGCTACGACGGCGCGGGCACGCTTATTCAGTACCAGCGGCCCTCCTCGGGCTGCCTCGGCTACTTCGTCTACGACGGTGACGAAGCTGCCGTCATCGATCCGCTCCGTGCCTTCACGGACCGGTACCTCGAGGACGCCAACGACCTCGGTGTCGAACTGCAGTACGCCATCGACACGCACATCCACGCCGATCACATCTCGGGCGTTCGCGCGCTCGCTGAGGAAGGTGTGGAGGGCGTGATTCCTGACGCCGCCGTCGACCGTGGTGTCACTTACGCCGACGAGATGTCGCTGGCGGCAGACGGAGACGAGTTCGCGGTCGGTGACGCAACCATCGAGACGGTCTACACCCCAGGGCACACCTCCGGGATGACCTCGTACCTGATCGACGACTCGCTGCTCGCGACCGGTGACGGGCTGTTCATCGAGAGCGTTGCCCGACCGGACCTCGAAGAAGGCGACGACGGCGCACCCGAGGCCGCGAGCCAGCTCTACGAATCGCTCCAGGAGCGAGTGCTGACGTTGCCCGAAGAGACCCTCATCGGCGGCGCACACTTCAGCGACTCGGCCGTGCCGGCCGACGACGGCACCTACACGGCCACGATTGGTGAGCTCCGCTCGAACATGGCTGCACTCACGATGGAAGAAGACGACTTCGTCGAATTGATCCTCTCGGATATGCCACCACGTCCGGCCAACTACGTGGACATCATCGAGACCAACCTCGGCCAGCAGGAGGCCGACGACGACGAAGCATTCGAACTCGAGCTCGGCCCGAACAACTGTGCCGCAAGTCAGGGCTCGTTGGCTGATGACTAA
- a CDS encoding DUF6691 family protein, translating into MPLIFVGGLIFGFGLGFSHMARPEVVLEFLQFTDFGLLFVMFGAAIVTGLAFAIVPRLRGRAPLTGDTYGRRLKSFDKNVLIGGSIFGVGWGLSGICPGAAYASLGIGNLTILWALAGMFVGAYLQGVWRSQQASAASMANAD; encoded by the coding sequence ATGCCGCTTATCTTCGTGGGCGGCCTGATCTTCGGGTTCGGCCTCGGTTTCAGCCACATGGCCAGACCCGAGGTCGTCCTCGAGTTCCTGCAGTTCACGGACTTCGGCCTGCTGTTCGTCATGTTCGGGGCTGCCATCGTCACGGGACTGGCGTTCGCCATCGTCCCGCGCCTTCGAGGCCGGGCGCCCCTCACTGGCGACACGTACGGTCGTCGACTCAAGTCATTCGACAAGAACGTCCTGATCGGTGGCTCGATCTTCGGGGTTGGGTGGGGCCTCTCGGGTATCTGCCCTGGGGCCGCCTACGCCAGTCTCGGTATCGGTAACCTGACCATCCTCTGGGCGCTCGCGGGGATGTTCGTTGGCGCGTATCTGCAGGGGGTCTGGCGAAGTCAACAGGCCAGTGCGGCATCTATGGCAAACGCCGATTGA
- a CDS encoding YeeE/YedE family protein — MITESTIPLLTAELFPNGISRYAVGGLLVGLGAVVIYVGTGIAAGASTFLESTLSYVSDQSRFQRYRSSRDWRIVFTLGIIMGAMVYALTFQSGVLSSSLYQPGSTGEVFELGGFTFWLTDVQPWRLFLGGILVGIGTRIGKGCTSGHGVCGVGSASKTSIVGVMTFLAVAIGTAQIVVALGVSP, encoded by the coding sequence GTGATTACTGAATCAACGATTCCGCTACTGACTGCCGAGCTGTTCCCGAACGGCATCTCCAGATATGCTGTCGGTGGACTGCTGGTCGGTCTCGGGGCCGTCGTCATCTACGTCGGGACGGGCATCGCCGCCGGGGCAAGCACGTTCCTCGAGTCCACGCTCTCGTACGTCTCCGATCAGTCCCGATTTCAGCGCTATCGCTCATCTCGTGACTGGCGGATCGTCTTCACTCTCGGCATCATCATGGGGGCGATGGTCTACGCACTCACCTTCCAGTCGGGTGTGCTGTCGAGTTCGCTCTACCAGCCTGGATCGACTGGCGAAGTGTTCGAACTCGGTGGGTTCACCTTCTGGCTCACCGACGTCCAGCCTTGGCGGCTGTTCCTGGGCGGGATCCTCGTCGGGATCGGCACGCGAATCGGGAAGGGCTGTACCTCTGGACACGGCGTGTGTGGCGTTGGCTCGGCCTCAAAGACATCGATCGTCGGCGTGATGACGTTCCTCGCCGTCGCGATCGGTACGGCTCAGATCGTCGTGGCGCTGGGGGTGTCACCATGA
- a CDS encoding tyrosine-type recombinase/integrase, which produces MSLEELQDYWNTHVELELKREGFDPERKPTYEEITEAGYSGIAYALREHHDMTLSQFLATVGYTDASSDAYTWGIDDETTIDELEAYVRTIDRRRGLAQSTVDTKRARLAQFARVYADIHGQADLVARVGDGTNRQEEIQRLLAVFDAFHHDLESDASKLKYYGDVNQFYDHLERRAKAAFNPVAGIKAEYNWQRGDPNNQPLTTRQVRRLYKAAVDPGEKLIVLGLCAWGLRRNEVASLHHSQLVLETDDPHIAFENRKNGPGTVALLYGVDELVDRIDWLGGRDRDWNGYVLPSRASNSGHIIGETVQRRFQKLAHRAEVRVDGEVPTSKMGRRFWYTTYLKAQKQLLDSLNVIAGEQGSSDPSVVLNNYLSEAERRRYRRKFMRDRLEDAFGR; this is translated from the coding sequence ATGTCGCTCGAGGAACTACAGGATTACTGGAACACTCACGTCGAACTCGAACTCAAGCGCGAGGGATTCGACCCAGAGCGCAAGCCGACCTACGAGGAGATTACCGAAGCAGGCTACTCTGGGATTGCGTACGCGCTCCGAGAGCACCACGATATGACGCTCTCGCAGTTTCTCGCCACAGTCGGCTATACAGACGCCTCTTCGGACGCTTACACCTGGGGTATAGACGACGAAACGACCATCGACGAACTCGAAGCGTACGTCCGAACGATTGATCGGCGTCGAGGGCTCGCCCAGTCGACCGTCGACACCAAACGAGCACGACTCGCTCAGTTCGCCCGCGTGTACGCGGATATCCACGGCCAGGCCGACCTGGTAGCACGAGTGGGTGATGGGACAAATCGGCAGGAAGAAATCCAGCGCCTCCTCGCTGTCTTCGATGCGTTTCACCACGACCTCGAGAGCGACGCATCGAAGTTGAAGTACTACGGTGACGTGAATCAGTTCTACGACCACCTCGAGCGACGGGCGAAAGCGGCGTTCAACCCTGTCGCGGGAATCAAAGCCGAGTACAACTGGCAACGCGGCGATCCGAACAACCAGCCGCTCACTACGCGACAGGTTCGTCGTCTGTACAAAGCAGCCGTCGATCCGGGGGAGAAACTTATCGTCTTGGGCCTGTGTGCCTGGGGGCTCAGGCGAAACGAGGTGGCCTCGCTGCATCACTCCCAGCTCGTCCTCGAGACCGACGACCCACATATTGCGTTCGAGAACCGAAAGAACGGCCCTGGTACGGTTGCCCTGTTGTACGGCGTCGATGAACTGGTTGATCGAATCGACTGGCTGGGTGGCCGTGATCGGGACTGGAACGGGTACGTACTCCCCTCGAGGGCTTCCAACAGTGGTCATATCATCGGTGAGACTGTACAACGTCGATTCCAGAAACTCGCCCATCGAGCCGAGGTGCGGGTTGATGGAGAGGTGCCCACCTCTAAGATGGGACGTCGGTTCTGGTACACGACGTATCTCAAGGCGCAGAAGCAACTGCTCGACAGCCTCAATGTCATCGCTGGCGAGCAGGGGAGTTCGGACCCCTCCGTCGTGTTGAACAATTATCTCTCGGAAGCCGAACGACGGAGGTATCGGCGTAAATTTATGCGTGATCGGTTGGAAGATGCGTTCGGACGGTAG